One region of Miscanthus floridulus cultivar M001 chromosome 19, ASM1932011v1, whole genome shotgun sequence genomic DNA includes:
- the LOC136525667 gene encoding uncharacterized protein, with protein sequence MKYDLDRAKWDSSNHKCLMVIKSSIEDPIRGSNPECTTTTEYLKMESQFTGSSKAYASTLIKKLVSEKYTGGGIREHILKMSNTVSKLQPMDMGLKNEFLIYLIFASLPKEYETFVVNYNLQPDKWDIEKLIVMCVQEEKRLKSSHGDSVNHVKENKKNFNNKNTKPQGKP encoded by the coding sequence ATGAAGTACGACCTTGATCGTGCGAAGTGGGATAGTTCAAACCACAAGTGTTTAATGGTGATTAAGAGCTCCATCGAGGATCCAATAAGGGGATCAAACCCAGAATGTACCACCACCACTGAGTATCTAAAGatggagagtcagtttactggctcttcaaaggcttatgcaagcactcTTATTAAGAAGTTAGTCAGTGAGAAATACACAGGTGGAgggattagagagcacatactgaaaaTGAGCAACACGGTATCCAAGCTCCAGCCAATGGACATGGGGCTCAAGAATGAGTTCCtaatttatttgatttttgcttctttgcccaaagagtaCGAAACCTTTGTCGTTAATTACAACCTACAACCAGataagtgggacattgagaagctcattgtcatgtgtgtgcaagaagagaagaggcttaagagctcacatggtgactccgtcaaccatgtgaaggaaaataaaaagaacTTTAACAACAAGAAcactaaaccacaagggaaaccttaG
- the LOC136529759 gene encoding uncharacterized protein, whose protein sequence is MAASCRRRRHTPAQSERTDEDKASMAKASLQLLPSLLVHAVVLAACFFHPCTAQPQSRTENISAIEAAVRARASELLRDTANTGQLVDLPLPANLSAGAGVVRAWALRVRSNALWADGVNATGFAIPPRVVPVPFARRLTIVFERFVRNSTTAAFAAPRRYALAAPVAGLLAYDASAGPDARVSLRAFGAPVRVEFKDDLSAEKGFMFNATTARCVTFAASGEVVAMHAVAASGSACLVTGTGHFGIAVRLPETPPPASAVRARWWAWTVGVGAGGVLGASVLALSVAGAVSWSRRRRREEMERRAMAGEELGRMTVRGSRMPSAKVVRTRPELEERSRQW, encoded by the coding sequence ATGGCGGcttcctgccgccgccgccgtcacacGCCGGCGCAGAGCGAGCGCACCGACGAAGACAAGGCGTCAATGGCCAAGGCATCCCTGCAGCTGCTGCCGTCGCTGCTCGTGCACGCCGTCGTCCTCGCCGCTTGCTTCTTTCACCCCTGCACGGCGCAGCCGCAGAGCCGCACCGAAAACATCTCGGCGATCGAGGCCGCGGTCCGCGCCCGCGCGTCCGAGCTGCTCCGCGACACCGCcaacacgggccagctcgtcgaCCTGCCCCTCCCGGCCAACCTCTCCGCCGGCGCGGGCGTCGTCCGGGCCTGGGCGCTGCGCGTGCGCAGCAACGCGCTCTGGGCCGACGGCGTCAACGCCACGGGCTTCGCCATCCCGCCGCGCGTCGTGCCGGTCCCGTTCGCGCGCCGCCTCACCATCGTCTTCGAGCGCTTCGTGCGCAACTCCACGACGGCCGCGTTCGCCGCGCCGCGTCGGTACGCGCTGGCCGCGCCCGTGGCGGGCCTCCTCGCGTACGACGCGTCGGCGGGGCCCGACGCCCGGGTCTCGCTCCGGGCGTTCGGCGCGCCGGTGCGCGTCGAGTTCAAGGACGACCTGTCGGCGGAGAAGGGGTTCATGTTCAACGCCACCACCGCGCGGTGCGTGACGTTCGCGGCCAGCGGGGAGGTCGTGGCCATGCACGCCGTCGCCGCGTCGGGCTCCGCGTGCCTGGTCACCGGCACGGGCCACTTCGGCATCGCGGTGCGGCTGCCCGAGACGCCGCCGCCAGCCTCGGCCGTGAGAGCCAGGTGGTGGGCGTGGACGGTGGGCGTCGGCGCTGGTGGGGTGCTGGGAGCCAGCGTGTTGGCGCTCTCTGTGGCCGGCGCGGTGAGCTGGAGCAGGAGGCGGCGAAGGGAGGAGATGGAGCGGCGGGCGATGGCTGGGGAGGAGCTCGGGAGGATGACGGTGCGCGGGAGCAGGATGCCGTCGGCGAAGGTGGTAAGGACGCGGCCGGAGTTGGAGGAGCGCAGCCGGCAGTGGTAG